The Cucurbita pepo subsp. pepo cultivar mu-cu-16 chromosome LG05, ASM280686v2, whole genome shotgun sequence nucleotide sequence ttgagttgggttaggttggacATTTATAGACCTAACCAAATTGTTCGAAATGtcaattttttaacttaaataatGAACCCATCCCAACTCAAACttttttgggttggattagttCGGGATGTTTAGGTcgtttattcaattttttttaatctaagtAAAATGTTAGTTTTTAatacgtttatttatttatttatttccaaacaTTTAATTGAGGTTTACCATtcagtttaaatatatattttgaaaatttttcttccaaataataattttcaatagaaaaaaaaaaattatgaaatgaaatcaaaataatgtAAGCATACGTgtaagtaaaaatatatttatttaaatcaacaataaaattgaGTTGGTTGGGTCAACCCAATTATGTCACGATAGCTTATGAACCAATCTAgcctataaatttttttatttaatttgaaccTAATCCAATCCAAATCGTActggttgggttgagttgtttAGATCTTTCGAATTCTCAAAAAAATTTTAACACTCTTAACCTAATTCGTGTTGGTCCCTACAATTTAGTCCATATCTGAATCGAGAGATAAGAATCCAATATTTTacgataaaattaatttagatgaACAACTCACGATCCATAATGTTCGAATACAAACAACACTTGAATCTAATTCTCAACAtgctttttatatatatttactatttttttcactataaagactaaaatctaaattagaTCTCTTACAAAcccaaatttgaaaactaaatcGTTGTTTTCATGGTCGTTTAGATAGGAAATGTTCATATGACAGGTGAATTCAACCAATCTGactatcaaattcaaatcataatagttgggttgggttagattttttttttccagctTGCACTGggttgaagttttaaaaaccgaaAATTCGAGTTAATTCACAGATTGAGATTTTTTTGGTCaagtttctaaaaattttatcGAATTTTTACCTTTGCACTAGCGTAATGGTCTGTTGAAAGTGGGTGGTTCCAGGTATGACAGAGCTGGGTCATCTGCAACTCGGCTTGTAGTCAAGCCTCACCTTGGTCAAGTATGAGAATAAAGTTTTCGTGCAATGTCAGCTATGCATGCCAATAAAACTCCaccaacctaaaaataaagttataattCAACTCACAACCGTacactatttttaaaattattacgaagattaagaatatttgacgtttatgagattttagttattaatgtaacatgtatAGTAGATAAGTATAACTCGACAACCCAgcccaactcgaaaatagaggatTAAAGTGTGAACTCTATTCTAGTTATTCAGGTCACTAACCCATTTCAGgccaattttaaaaaaaattctcaacccaatccaacctaTGGAAAGACTGGGagcaaaatatttattaatgttatatgtattaatttaacattacaataagttaaaaaataataataaataaataaatctaattATAGGATGCAAAATCATGCGGCCCATATCGGCCATTGTTGAAGCTGTGGGCAATTTACAGGTGCAGCATGAAGATAGCGGAACAGAGGGAAGCTGTACCTGAAAAATCGCAGAGGAAAGCTCAGAAAAGCTTGGCTGTAATTTCAACTCCATGGAAACAGACACACTCATCTTCTTCCCAACGAGCTCCCGATTAAGCAATCACAGAAAGAATTCGGTTCCTCCGTTTCTCTTATCCGATTAGAAATCCCTAatttacttttcttcaatcGTCACTTTGCCCTAATTTCCTCTTCCCTCTCTTGATTCTCTTCTctgccattttcttcttctctttcgtTCTTCTGCGTCGTTTTGGAGGAGCGCCGAGGGTTTCCCCGGCACTTTTGAACAAATTAGTTTTTGCCGGAAACTCTTCTAATGTCTGATTCATCGGATTCTCCGTCTCCTTCTTCCGAATCGGATTCGGATTCTGGTTCCTCTCCTCCGCCTCCGTCTGATTCTTCTCCACCTACGCCCGAGTCCtctccgccaccgccgccggaTGTTTCTCCGCCTCCTCCGACTGGTTCATCTCCACCTCCACCGAGTGCatcaccgccgccgccgaatGACTCAAAGTCTTCATCTCCTCCATCTCCTacatctcctcctcctcctcctccaccgccGCCACCTCCTCCGCCTTCTCCTCCACCTCCTGGATCCTCCAGGCATACTTCTCCGCCGAAATCGATCTCCTCCTCGCCTCATTCCCGATCCTCAGACTCCTCATCCGGCGACTCTACGCCTGAGGTGGTTCCGATTATCGTAGGAGTGGCGGTGGCGGCAGGTTTTTTGCTATTCGCCATGGCACTGATATTCTTCGCTTGCAgccgaaagaaaaagaagcgaGAGAGTAATGCCGTATACTACGATGATCGACCTAATCAGAAAGGTAATCACTCTTGAAATTACCTTTTTACcctccttaaaaaaaaacacgccaaattatatataaaatattattacctaaattttataatttattttaaaatatcccTATTTTCTATGTCAGATTCGACcttttaatccatttttattaataactaattttGAAGGATTTATAAAAGATAAAGGGTAATATagtaatttagttttaattcaaataaatttttaaaactcaaaaattcaataaataattttgtaggtGGGGACCCCTATTACAACGGAAGGAATCAGAACTGGAACGGTACGGGCGAACATTTCGTGAACATTCCGCCAGCCACCGGCGGAGGGCAAGGAGGAGGATGGCCACCGCCAGCCACCGGCGGTGGGCAAGGAGGAGCATGGCCACCGCCAGCCACCGGCGGAGGGCAAGGAGGAGCATGGCCACCGCCAGCCACCGGGGGAGGGCAAGGAGGAGCATGGCCACCGCCAGCCACCGGCGGAGGGCAAGGAGGAGTAtggccaccgccgccgccaccaccgGGATTATTAAGCAGCGACATGAGCTCAAGCTTCTCAGGGCCACATGGGCCACCGTTACCACCGCCACACCCGTCGGTGGCGCTGGGGTTCAATAAAAACACGTTCACATTCGACGAGCTGATGGCAGCCACAGGCGGATTCTCTCCGGCGAACTTGTTGGGCCAAGGCGGATTCGGATACGTTCATAAAGGAGTGCTGCCCAACGGCAAGGAAATTGCCGTAAAAAGCCTTAAAACGGGTAGCGGACAAGGTGATCGGGAATTCGCGGCGGAAGTAGAGATTATCAGCCGCGTCCACCACCGTCATTTGGTGTCCCTCGTCGGTTATTGCATGACCAATGATCGGAAGATGTTGGTCTACGAATTTGTTCCTAATAACAACCTCGATTTCCACCTCCACGGTACGATTCTGTATAAATTGTAGTAATGGTTCAAGCCCACGATgatcttatttaatttttaaaatatgtctattTCATTTTCGTCCCAACCCAAATAGGATCTTacatttattatcattttaaagcGGTAAATCTGAATCTTGAAAATGTGAAAACTTATAGGGGAGGGGCGCCCACCGATGCCGTGGTCGATGAGGGTCAAGATCGCACTCGGTGCAGCTAAGGGTCTGTCCTACCTCCACGAAGACTGTGAgtaaagtttaaggatatttttattaattttaaattttttatttattattacgcgtaaattataataattagataattttaataaagtgTTTGGATATGGATTTCAGGTCATCCTCGCATCATCCATAGAGACATTAAGACGGCAAATATTCTTATAGACATGAGTTTTGAAGCaaaggtaaaataaataattctaattaaaatacaattatcAAATTCCTTtcgttattaaaaaaattataatgtttttttttatttatttaaaaaaggtGGCTGATTTTGGATTGGCTAAGCTCAACCAGGACAATTACACTCATGTATCCACTCGGGTTATGGGCACATTTGGGTACGTTCGAATATCGGATACctttatttgtatatttttatatttttaattcgaGTTATAATTTTATCTAAATGGGTTAATGATGCAGTTATTTGGCTCCCGAGTATGCATCAAGTGGGAAGCTAACAGAGAAATCAGACGTATTTTCATACGGAGTAATGCTTTTGGAGATCATAACTGGAAGACGACCCGTGGACGCATCGGGGGAGCTGATGGAGGACAGCTTAGTGGATTGGGTTTGGAAATttaacatgaaattttaataaattcagattttttttttttttttttttttttattgttaaaaaaaaattaattaattaagaaaatttggTTGCATACAGGCGAGACCTCTATGCTTGAAAGCAATGACTGAAGGAGCCTACGAGGCGTTGGCAGATCCAAGATTGGAGAAGGACTACGACGCTCAGGAAATGGCATGCATGGTGGCTTGTGCTGCTGCATGCATTCGCCATTCTGCTAAACGCCGTCCCAAAATGAGCCAAGTTGTGCGGGCACTCGAAGGCGACGTATCGATGGAGGATTTGAACGACGGAGTAAAGCCAGGGCAAAGCTCATACTTCGGCTCCGGTACGTCGTCGGATTACGACGCAAGCTCTTACAGCGCCGACATGAAAAGGTTCAGAAAGGTAGCGTTGGAAAGCCGGGAGTACACTAGCAGTGATTATGGTGGGACGAGCGAGTATGGGCTAAACCCATCAGCGACGAGCAGTGACAATAGTCAGAAGCCAAGCCAAGCGTCGTCGCCCAATTTACAGCCCaacaaaccctaaattttcagcTTCTTCTTTGAAATGTTGTTATTATTGTCGTTGTTGTTGTGCTGGGCATGGACCGGCCAGTCGATGAACTCTCGCAGTttgtttttgaagattttaggTTGCGGATCagttttggtttcttcttcgCAGTTCGTAACAGAGGTTTATGTGTAAACGcatatataattcattttcttgaaTGAGTTTTTGTTGGacttctttcatttgttcgGTTTCTCgtgtttttattaatgtattaCTATATATGAGTGATAtgataaaaatacatttttggTGCATGAAGTATTTGTCTTATCTCGTTCGTTATGATCGAAGCATTCAAGCTACTAGATCAAATTATGGTTCTCATCTCTAAATTTGGAAcgtaaaaatgaattttttggttgaaatgTTGTTCTGACGAGTGAATGATATAAGTATGTTCAATTGTTCggataaatatttgaaaaggtCAAGGGTGTCTGACTAGATTTTGAATCAGATCATCAATCAACATGCACATTGTCTTGTGATCCCACACATAGACTGACAAGGTGGTGACAAGTTCCATGATGCAACCAAGGAGGACAGTGCATCATCCAATATACCAAGAAGAGTGTGCATTAGAGCCAAGCTGAGACATATGCAAGGTTGGAGAGAACGAGGTGATACAAGTGTCGAAGACAAGTTTAGAGAGAGTTGAGTAGGGATTTAGGTCATAGCCTCAAACGTTGGGGGTTTTGATATGAGTTTCGGCATGAGGCTCTTGAGTTAAGTCCgtttatatgatatgaaagCTTACCAAAATCGCATCTACTCcacaaaaattagaaatgctttaaaatgtactatagggaaGGCATGATGCCAATTCTTTACCACCCCTAATGTCAGCTTCgtaaatgatatgacatgtaCACGAGAGGGTCTAATGCCTCAATAGAACTCGGATTGATGGATGTTTGGGATGTCCCGATGTTACGAACGACACATAGGCCCATTCTCAATGGGCATGACCGAGCAAGCTTCAACGGTCGATGACATGTAGGGATTTTGGATGACATCAATATACGATGGTCATGTTAGTTAGCAACaaagatgatgagatgagataCGACGTTGCATGTGAGAGACCTTGACCTCGAatagaggcaaggtcgagccaTATAAATTGGAGAAAgtgtaaattaatttatttatgaaaatttaagattttaatttatttatcaaataaagttgaattaaaaaaaaaaaaaaatttaataatgaaaggtaaaaattaaaattacaaaaatggaaaattcaaTAAAGACACGTGTTAATTGGAGTGGCGAAAGGGGTGATTGGATCTGCCTTACAAATATTATACGCACCCGCCAATTTCCTTCTTCCGATTTCTCCCTCTTACGTTACATCGTCTTCTTCGTTTTATTCACATTCGACTTGGATCTCACTTCCATAGCTTCCTCATTTCAATCTCCAGCCACGGAGGGGAATCGCCTGCAACTCTCTTCCATTCCGATCTCTCACACCTTCTTCAGATTCTTCCGCCATGGCTCAGCCTCTCGTCAAGAAGGATGACGACTACGATGACGAAGGTATTCGCTCGACTTTCTTTTCATTGCGATTACTTTCTTGTATCATTCTGCGTTTGGAATTCGATCTGGTTGTTTTTTGAATTTCGGATTAGTTTCCTGATTTTCTTAGCTCTAATTTGTGTCTCAATTCTCGAGTTTTGGCAGATCTCAgtgattttgttattttagttGCGTTTAGGAGAGGATATACTGGTGTCTATATGTTGATCTAGTCATAGTTTAGATGTTTGGATTGAAATGTGGATGCGTTTGTTTAATTGACGTGAATGGAATTGTTAAATTCTTTGGAACTCCTGGTCACAATTTGGTGGAATTGCCTTTATATTGACGTATTGGTCTGCGTATGTTGATCTAGACTAGTTTTTCCGTGTTCTCTGACGCTGGTTgggttttatttttgcttCTCAGAGGAgtattctccatttttgggGATTGAGAAAGGTACTGTTCTTCAGGAAGCGAGGGTATTCAATGATCCTCAGCTAGACACAAGGAAATGCTCTCAGGTATATATGCTTTTTAGTCCATGGAAATAGTTGATATTCGAGAGACCAATCTTTCACTTTTTCCTAGTTtagtttttggttttgatcGCTTTTATGTTTGGTATTCAGGTCATAACGAAGCTTTTGTATCTTCTGAACCAAGGTGAAACCTTTACAAAGGTTAAGTTGCCTCTACTTCAATTCCtcatcaaaattttagttatttttcttCCCAGATTTTGCTGCTACTTTATAAATGAACCGAATATAGATACATGCATGTTTTCTCCTGTGTGAATTTTGCGGTTGGTTTCTCATAATATTCTTATTCTCTGAACTCTTATAGGTTGAAGCTACAGAAGTTTTCTTTAGTGTGACTAAGCTCTTCCAGTCTAGAGATATAGAATTGAGGAGAATGgtttatttaatgataaagGAGCTCTCTCCCTCTTCTGATGATGTTAGTACTTGTTTGATGTAATTTCACGAGTTTATAGTAAATTATAGATACAGAAATACAAACTGAccattcttgaattttcaaattaaaggtTATCATCGTGACAAGCTCCCTGATGAAGGATATGAACAGCAAGAATGATATGTACCGTGCTAATGCTATACGTGTACTTTGTAGAATAACAGATGGTACCCTTCTCACCCAAATTGAGCGGTATTTGAAACAAGCGATTGTAGACAAAAACCCAGTGGTTGCTAGTGCAGCCTTAGTTAGTGGGATTCATTTACTCCAGGTACCATCTAGCTGTGTTTAACGATAGACTTTTTTATATTgatattgattttattaacattattttgTCTCTTTACTTAGACCAATCCTGAGATTGTGAAACGATGGAGCAATGAGGTC carries:
- the LOC111796170 gene encoding proline-rich receptor-like protein kinase PERK5; the encoded protein is MSDSSDSPSPSSESDSDSGSSPPPPSDSSPPTPESSPPPPPDVSPPPPTGSSPPPPSASPPPPNDSKSSSPPSPTSPPPPPPPPPPPPPSPPPPGSSRHTSPPKSISSSPHSRSSDSSSGDSTPEVVPIIVGVAVAAGFLLFAMALIFFACSRKKKKRESNAVYYDDRPNQKGGDPYYNGRNQNWNGTGEHFVNIPPATGGGGQGGVWPPPPPPPGLLSSDMSSSFSGPHGPPLPPPHPSVALGFNKNTFTFDELMAATGGFSPANLLGQGGFGYVHKGVLPNGKEIAVKSLKTGSGQGDREFAAEVEIISRVHHRHLVSLVGYCMTNDRKMLVYEFVPNNNLDFHLHGEGRPPMPWSMRVKIALGAAKGLSYLHEDCHPRIIHRDIKTANILIDMSFEAKVADFGLAKLNQDNYTHVSTRVMGTFGYLAPEYASSGKLTEKSDVFSYGVMLLEIITGRRPVDASGELMEDSLVDWARPLCLKAMTEGAYEALADPRLEKDYDAQEMACMVACAAACIRHSAKRRPKMSQVVRALEGDVSMEDLNDGVKPGQSSYFGSGTSSDYDASSYSADMKRFRKVALESREYTSSDYGGTSEYGLNPSATSSDNSQKPSQASSPNLQPNKP